The Pseudomonas kermanshahensis genome includes a window with the following:
- a CDS encoding KpsF/GutQ family sugar-phosphate isomerase, with the protein MSQSSELIQSALRTLRLEVEAVESLAPRIDANFVKACELILASKGRVVVVGMGKSGHIGNKIAATLASTGTPAFFVHPAEASHGDMGMITRDDVILALSNSGSTAEIITLLPLIKRLGIQLISLTGNADSPLAQAAEVNLDARVTQEACPLNLAPTSSTTAALVLGDALAIALLEARGFTAEDFAFSHPGGALGRRLLLKVENVMHAGAELPQVARGTLLKDALLEMSRKGLGMTVILEPDGKLAGIFTDGDLRRSLDRNIDMHTTLIDQVMTVHGKTARAEMLAAEALKIMEDHKINALVVVDQDDRPTGALNMHDLLRAGVM; encoded by the coding sequence ATGAGCCAATCCAGTGAGCTGATCCAGTCCGCCCTGCGCACCTTGCGCCTCGAAGTCGAGGCCGTGGAAAGCCTGGCGCCGCGTATCGACGCCAACTTCGTCAAGGCCTGCGAGCTGATTCTGGCCAGCAAGGGCCGGGTCGTGGTGGTCGGCATGGGCAAGTCGGGGCATATCGGCAACAAGATCGCCGCCACCCTGGCCAGCACCGGCACGCCTGCGTTCTTCGTGCACCCGGCCGAAGCCAGCCATGGCGACATGGGCATGATCACCCGGGACGATGTCATCCTGGCCCTGTCCAATTCCGGCAGCACCGCAGAAATCATCACCTTGCTGCCGCTGATCAAGCGTCTCGGCATCCAGCTGATCAGCCTGACCGGCAATGCCGATTCGCCCCTGGCCCAGGCTGCCGAGGTCAACCTCGACGCCCGCGTCACCCAGGAGGCCTGCCCACTGAACCTGGCCCCCACCTCTTCGACCACCGCAGCGCTGGTGCTGGGCGACGCCCTGGCCATCGCCCTGCTCGAAGCCCGTGGCTTCACTGCCGAAGACTTCGCCTTTTCGCACCCCGGTGGCGCCCTTGGCCGCCGCCTGCTGCTCAAGGTCGAGAACGTGATGCACGCAGGCGCCGAACTGCCCCAGGTGGCACGCGGCACCCTGCTCAAGGACGCGCTGCTGGAAATGTCGCGCAAAGGCCTGGGCATGACCGTGATCCTCGAACCGGACGGCAAACTGGCCGGGATCTTCACCGACGGCGACCTGCGCCGCAGCCTGGACCGCAATATCGACATGCACACCACCTTGATCGACCAGGTGATGACCGTGCATGGCAAGACCGCCCGCGCCGAAATGCTGGCCGCCGAGGCCCTGAAAATCATGGAAGACCACAAGATCAACGCGCTGGTGGTGGTCGACCAGGACGACCGCCCGACCGGCGCCCTGAACATGCACGACCTGTTGCGCGCCGGAGTAATGTAA
- the lptB gene encoding LPS export ABC transporter ATP-binding protein: protein MATLKAQHLAKSYKGRQVVRDVSLSIDSGQIVGLLGPNGAGKTTCFYMIVGLVQAEQGRVLIDNLDVSHQPMHGRARAGIGYLPQEASIFRKLSVADNIMAILETRKELDRDGRRKELESLLQEFHISHIRDNLGMSLSGGERRRVEIARALATAPKFILLDEPFAGVDPISVGDIKQIIHHLKAKGIGVLITDHNVRETLDICETAYIVNDGRLIAEGDAETILANELVKEVYLGHEFRL, encoded by the coding sequence ATGGCAACCCTCAAAGCCCAGCACCTGGCCAAGAGCTACAAGGGTCGGCAAGTCGTGCGCGACGTCAGCCTGTCGATCGACAGCGGCCAGATCGTCGGCCTGCTCGGCCCCAACGGCGCCGGCAAGACCACCTGCTTCTACATGATCGTCGGCCTGGTCCAGGCTGAGCAAGGGCGCGTGCTGATCGACAACCTCGATGTCAGCCACCAGCCCATGCACGGTCGCGCGCGTGCCGGCATCGGCTACCTGCCGCAGGAAGCTTCCATTTTCCGCAAGCTGTCGGTGGCCGACAACATCATGGCGATCCTCGAGACCCGCAAGGAGCTCGACCGCGACGGCCGCCGCAAGGAGCTGGAAAGCCTGCTGCAGGAGTTCCACATCAGCCACATTCGCGACAACCTCGGCATGAGCCTCTCGGGTGGCGAACGCCGCCGTGTCGAGATCGCACGCGCCCTGGCGACCGCACCGAAGTTCATCCTGCTCGACGAACCCTTCGCGGGCGTCGACCCGATTTCCGTCGGTGACATCAAGCAGATCATCCATCACCTCAAGGCCAAGGGGATCGGCGTACTGATTACCGACCACAACGTGCGTGAGACCTTGGATATCTGCGAAACCGCCTATATCGTCAATGATGGCCGACTGATCGCCGAAGGCGACGCCGAGACCATCCTGGCCAACGAATTGGTCAAAGAGGTTTACCTGGGTCACGAGTTCCGGCTCTGA
- a CDS encoding RNA polymerase factor sigma-54: MKPSLVLKMGQQLTMTPQLQQAIRLLQLSTLDLQQEIQEALESNPMLERQEDGEDFDNSDPMADNAENKPAAEVQDNSFQESTNSAENLEDGEWSERIPNELPVDTAWEDIYQTSASSLPSNDDDEWDFTTRTSAGESLQSHLLWQLNLAPMSDTDRLIAVTLIDSINGQGYLEDTLEEICAGFDPELDIELDEVEAVLHRIQQFEPAGIAARNLGECLLLQLRQLPASTPWMAEAKRLVTDFIDLLGSRDYSQLMRRMKIKEDELRQVIELVQSLNPRPGSQIESSEPEYVVPDVIVRKDSDRWLVELNQEAIPRLRVNPQYAGFVRRADTSADNTFMRNQLQEARWFIKSLQSRNETLMKVATQIVEHQRGFLDHGDEAMKPLVLHDIAEAVGMHESTISRVTTQKYMHTPRGIYELKYFFSSHVSTAEGGECSSTAIRAIIKKLVAAENQKKPLSDSKIAGLLEAQGIQVARRTVAKYRESLGIAPSSERKRLM; encoded by the coding sequence ATGAAACCATCGCTCGTCCTAAAAATGGGCCAGCAACTGACGATGACGCCTCAGTTGCAACAGGCCATCCGCCTCCTCCAGCTCTCGACCCTGGACCTCCAACAGGAAATCCAGGAAGCGCTGGAATCGAACCCGATGCTCGAACGTCAGGAAGACGGCGAGGACTTCGACAACAGCGACCCGATGGCCGATAACGCCGAGAACAAACCGGCCGCCGAAGTCCAGGACAACAGCTTCCAGGAAAGCACCAACAGTGCCGAAAACCTGGAAGACGGCGAGTGGAGCGAGCGAATCCCCAACGAGTTGCCCGTCGATACCGCCTGGGAAGACATCTACCAGACCAGCGCCAGCAGCCTGCCGAGCAACGATGACGACGAGTGGGACTTCACCACCCGCACATCGGCCGGCGAAAGCCTGCAAAGCCACCTGCTGTGGCAGTTGAACCTGGCGCCGATGTCCGACACCGATCGCCTGATCGCCGTCACCCTGATCGACAGCATCAATGGCCAGGGCTACCTCGAAGACACCCTCGAAGAGATCTGCGCCGGTTTCGACCCCGAACTGGATATCGAGCTGGATGAGGTCGAAGCGGTCCTGCACCGCATTCAGCAGTTCGAGCCTGCCGGCATCGCCGCACGCAACCTGGGCGAATGCCTGCTACTGCAACTGCGCCAGCTACCGGCCAGCACGCCGTGGATGGCCGAGGCCAAACGCCTGGTCACCGACTTCATCGACCTGCTCGGCAGCCGCGACTACAGCCAGCTGATGCGGCGCATGAAGATCAAGGAAGACGAGCTGCGCCAGGTCATCGAACTGGTGCAAAGCCTCAACCCGCGCCCTGGCTCGCAGATCGAATCGAGCGAGCCCGAGTACGTCGTGCCCGACGTCATCGTGCGCAAGGACAGCGACCGTTGGCTGGTGGAGCTTAACCAGGAAGCCATCCCGCGCCTGCGCGTCAACCCGCAGTACGCAGGCTTTGTCCGCCGCGCCGACACCAGCGCCGACAACACCTTCATGCGCAATCAGCTGCAAGAAGCGCGCTGGTTCATCAAGAGCCTGCAAAGCCGCAACGAAACCCTGATGAAAGTGGCCACGCAGATCGTCGAGCATCAGCGCGGCTTCCTCGACCATGGCGACGAAGCGATGAAGCCGTTGGTCCTGCATGACATCGCCGAAGCCGTCGGGATGCACGAGTCGACCATTTCGCGGGTCACCACGCAAAAATACATGCACACGCCCCGCGGCATCTACGAACTGAAATACTTTTTCTCAAGCCACGTCAGCACCGCCGAAGGCGGAGAATGCTCGTCCACAGCGATCCGCGCGATCATCAAGAAACTGGTTGCGGCGGAAAATCAGAAAAAGCCATTGAGTGACAGCAAGATCGCTGGTTTACTGGAGGCACAAGGCATCCAGGTAGCCCGTCGCACCGTCGCCAAGTACCGCGAGTCTCTCGGCATCGCACCGTCGAGCGAGCGCAAGCGACTGATGTAG
- a CDS encoding MlaC/ttg2D family ABC transporter substrate-binding protein, with amino-acid sequence MISILRRGLLVLLAAFPLLTVAAQTPHDVVQGTTNELLGDLKANKDQYKSNPNAFYDALNRILGPVVDADGISRSIMTVKYSRKATPEQMQRFQENFKRSLMQFYGNALLEYNNQGIVVDPAKADDGKRASVGMKVTGNNGAVYPVQYTLENIAGEWKVRNVIVNGINIGKLFRDQFADAMQRNGNNLDKTIDGWAGEVAKAKETADKSPEKAVQ; translated from the coding sequence ATGATTTCGATCCTGCGACGTGGCCTGCTGGTCCTGCTGGCGGCCTTCCCTTTGCTGACCGTGGCGGCGCAGACGCCTCACGATGTGGTGCAAGGCACGACCAACGAATTGCTTGGCGACCTCAAGGCCAACAAGGATCAGTACAAGTCCAACCCCAACGCCTTCTACGATGCGCTCAACCGCATCCTGGGCCCGGTGGTGGACGCTGACGGCATTTCCCGCAGCATCATGACCGTGAAGTATTCGCGCAAGGCCACGCCTGAGCAGATGCAGCGCTTCCAGGAAAACTTCAAGCGCAGCCTGATGCAGTTCTATGGCAACGCCCTGCTGGAATACAACAACCAGGGTATCGTCGTTGATCCGGCCAAGGCTGATGACGGCAAGCGTGCCAGCGTCGGCATGAAGGTGACCGGCAACAACGGCGCCGTGTACCCGGTGCAGTACACCCTGGAGAACATTGCCGGCGAGTGGAAGGTGCGTAACGTCATCGTCAACGGCATCAACATCGGCAAACTGTTCCGCGACCAGTTCGCCGATGCCATGCAGCGCAACGGCAACAACCTGGACAAGACCATCGACGGTTGGGCCGGTGAAGTGGCCAAGGCCAAGGAAACCGCCGATAAGTCGCCCGAGAAGGCAGTGCAATGA
- the hisG gene encoding ATP phosphoribosyltransferase — protein sequence MLTIALSKGRILDDTLPLLAEAGIVPTENPDKSRKLIIPTTQDDVRLLIVRATDVPTYVEHGAADLGVAGKDVLMEYGGQGLYEPLDLQIARCKLMTAGVVGAPEPKGRLRVATKFVNVAKRYYAEQGRQVDIIKLYGSMELAPLINLADKIIDVVDTGNTLRANGLEPQEMIATISSRLVVNKASMKMQHARIQSLIDTLRKAVESRHRG from the coding sequence ATGTTGACCATCGCGCTATCCAAAGGCCGAATTCTCGACGATACCCTGCCATTGCTGGCCGAGGCCGGTATCGTGCCGACCGAGAACCCGGACAAGAGCCGTAAACTGATCATCCCCACCACGCAGGACGACGTGCGCCTGCTGATCGTGCGTGCCACTGACGTGCCGACCTACGTCGAGCATGGCGCTGCCGACCTCGGTGTGGCTGGCAAGGACGTGCTGATGGAGTACGGCGGCCAGGGCCTGTACGAGCCGTTGGACCTGCAGATCGCCCGCTGCAAGCTGATGACCGCTGGCGTGGTCGGCGCACCTGAGCCCAAGGGCCGTCTGCGCGTGGCCACCAAGTTCGTCAACGTCGCCAAGCGGTATTACGCCGAGCAGGGCCGTCAGGTCGACATCATCAAGCTGTATGGCTCGATGGAGCTGGCACCCCTGATCAACCTTGCCGACAAGATCATCGACGTGGTCGACACTGGCAACACCCTGCGCGCCAATGGCCTGGAACCCCAGGAAATGATCGCCACGATCAGCTCCCGCCTGGTGGTCAACAAAGCATCGATGAAGATGCAGCACGCCCGTATCCAGAGCCTGATCGACACCCTGCGCAAGGCCGTCGAATCGCGACACCGCGGCTGA
- the lptC gene encoding LPS export ABC transporter periplasmic protein LptC, whose amino-acid sequence MFSKKARNIVLLVAIGALLAAIGYWNVSPESFLDQPTAQVDESAIDYYAINAHSVQFLPDGKLQYEMTADKVEHLTATEVTLVTTPDLHMYRGTEYPWHVQSVRAEVNPDGTEVELIDQVRIARTDEKKRETIITSSRMTVFPQKQYAQTEQAVRIDGAGGTTTGKGMKAYLKEGRMDLLSNVRGQYEAR is encoded by the coding sequence ATGTTCAGCAAGAAAGCCCGCAATATTGTGCTGCTCGTGGCCATCGGCGCCCTGCTGGCGGCGATCGGCTACTGGAATGTCAGCCCCGAGAGCTTCCTCGACCAGCCCACGGCCCAGGTCGACGAGAGCGCCATCGACTACTACGCGATCAATGCCCACAGCGTGCAGTTCCTGCCCGACGGCAAGTTGCAGTACGAAATGACCGCCGACAAGGTCGAACACCTGACAGCCACCGAGGTCACACTGGTGACCACGCCAGACCTGCACATGTACCGCGGCACCGAGTATCCGTGGCACGTGCAAAGCGTGCGTGCCGAGGTCAACCCGGACGGCACCGAGGTCGAGCTGATCGACCAGGTGCGCATTGCCCGCACCGACGAAAAGAAGCGTGAAACGATTATCACCAGCTCACGCATGACCGTATTCCCGCAGAAGCAATATGCGCAGACCGAGCAAGCCGTTAGAATCGACGGCGCCGGTGGCACGACCACGGGCAAAGGAATGAAAGCGTATTTGAAAGAAGGCAGGATGGACCTGCTCTCTAACGTAAGAGGACAGTATGAGGCTCGTTAA
- the lptA gene encoding lipopolysaccharide transport periplasmic protein LptA: MRLVKTLPLLLSLSAALGSASAFALPTDRDQPIRIQADNAHLDDKQGVATYTGDVIITQGSMMIKGNTVTMTRAANGDIDVVTSVGNLAYFEQQQSTAKPDKMKGWAVTIQYQAQKDTVILTDRAKVENEGNTTEGEKIVYNTKTQVATAGRGGNVTQPRQRIDMVIQPKKKAE; this comes from the coding sequence ATGAGGCTCGTTAAAACCCTCCCCCTTTTGCTCAGCCTGAGCGCAGCACTGGGAAGCGCGAGCGCCTTCGCACTGCCGACCGACCGTGACCAGCCTATCCGCATCCAGGCCGACAACGCGCACCTGGACGACAAGCAAGGCGTGGCCACCTATACCGGTGACGTCATCATCACCCAAGGTTCGATGATGATCAAAGGCAACACCGTGACCATGACCCGCGCCGCCAACGGCGACATCGACGTGGTCACCTCGGTGGGCAACCTGGCCTACTTCGAACAGCAGCAGAGCACCGCCAAGCCGGACAAGATGAAAGGCTGGGCCGTGACCATTCAGTACCAGGCGCAGAAAGACACGGTGATCCTCACCGACCGCGCCAAGGTCGAGAATGAAGGCAACACCACTGAAGGCGAGAAGATCGTCTACAACACCAAGACCCAGGTTGCGACCGCCGGTCGTGGTGGCAACGTGACTCAACCACGTCAGCGCATCGACATGGTGATCCAGCCGAAGAAGAAGGCCGAGTAA
- the mlaD gene encoding outer membrane lipid asymmetry maintenance protein MlaD, which yields MQNRTLEIGVGLFLLAGILALLLLALRVSGLSASPSSDTYKVYAYFDNIAGLTVRAKVTMAGVTIGKVTAIDLDRDSYTGRVTLQLDKTVDNLPTDSTASILTAGLLGEKYIGISVGGEDDVLKDGATIHDTQSALVLEDLIGKFLLNSVGKEPKEAQPAN from the coding sequence ATGCAAAACCGCACCCTGGAAATCGGTGTCGGCCTGTTCCTCCTGGCCGGGATCCTGGCGCTGCTGCTGCTGGCCCTGCGAGTCAGCGGGCTGTCGGCCAGCCCGAGCAGCGATACCTATAAAGTTTATGCGTACTTCGACAATATCGCCGGTTTGACGGTCAGAGCTAAAGTGACCATGGCCGGTGTGACGATCGGCAAGGTCACCGCCATCGATCTGGACCGTGATTCCTACACCGGTCGGGTGACGTTGCAGCTGGACAAGACCGTCGACAACCTGCCGACAGACTCCACTGCTTCGATCCTGACCGCCGGGTTGCTGGGCGAGAAGTACATCGGCATCAGCGTGGGCGGCGAAGACGACGTGCTCAAGGATGGCGCGACCATCCACGACACCCAGTCGGCACTGGTGCTGGAAGATCTGATTGGCAAGTTCCTGCTCAACTCCGTTGGCAAGGAACCGAAAGAAGCGCAACCGGCTAATTAA
- a CDS encoding BolA family protein, whose product MQAVEVKSFLEEKLPGSRVEVEGEGCNFQLNVISDELAGLSPVKRQQAIYAHLNPWIANGSIHAVTMKFFSSAAWAERT is encoded by the coding sequence ATGCAGGCCGTAGAAGTTAAAAGCTTCCTTGAAGAAAAATTGCCGGGATCCCGGGTCGAAGTTGAAGGCGAAGGCTGCAACTTCCAGTTGAACGTGATCAGCGACGAGTTGGCTGGCCTGAGCCCGGTCAAGCGTCAGCAGGCGATCTATGCTCACCTTAATCCCTGGATCGCCAATGGCAGCATCCATGCGGTAACCATGAAATTTTTCAGCAGCGCAGCCTGGGCTGAGCGCACCTGA
- a CDS encoding ATP-binding cassette domain-containing protein, with the protein MSVDSAYAVELKGLTFKRGSRSIFSNVDIRIPRGKVTGIMGPSGCGKTTLLRLMGAQLRPSSGEVWVAGQNLPTLSRSDLFDARKQMGVLFQSGALFTDLDVFENVAFPLRVHTQLSEEMIRDIVLMKLQAVGLRGAIDLMPDELSGGMKRRVALARAIALDPQILMYDEPFVGQDPIAMGVLVRLIRLLNDALGITSIVVSHDLAETASIADYIYVVGDGQVLGQGTPDELMGSDNPRIRQFMKGDPDGPVPFHFPAPDYRADLLGAR; encoded by the coding sequence ATGAGTGTGGATAGCGCCTACGCGGTCGAGTTGAAGGGGCTTACCTTCAAGCGCGGTTCGCGCAGCATTTTCAGCAATGTCGACATACGCATCCCGCGCGGCAAGGTCACCGGCATCATGGGGCCATCGGGTTGCGGCAAGACCACATTGCTACGCCTGATGGGTGCGCAACTGCGTCCGTCCAGCGGCGAGGTATGGGTTGCCGGGCAGAACCTGCCGACGCTGTCGCGCAGCGACCTGTTCGACGCGCGCAAGCAGATGGGCGTGCTGTTCCAGAGCGGCGCGCTGTTCACTGACCTCGATGTGTTCGAGAACGTGGCCTTCCCGCTACGCGTGCACACCCAGCTGTCGGAAGAGATGATTCGCGACATCGTGTTGATGAAACTGCAGGCTGTCGGCCTGCGCGGTGCCATCGACCTGATGCCTGACGAACTGTCCGGTGGCATGAAGCGCCGGGTGGCGCTGGCACGTGCAATCGCCCTGGACCCGCAGATCCTCATGTACGACGAACCGTTCGTCGGCCAGGACCCGATCGCCATGGGGGTACTGGTGCGCCTGATCCGCCTGCTCAACGATGCCTTGGGCATCACCAGCATCGTGGTTTCCCACGACCTGGCCGAAACCGCCAGCATTGCCGACTACATCTACGTGGTAGGGGATGGCCAGGTGCTGGGGCAGGGCACGCCTGACGAGCTGATGGGCTCGGACAACCCGCGTATTCGCCAGTTCATGAAAGGCGACCCGGATGGCCCGGTACCCTTCCACTTTCCCGCGCCTGATTACCGCGCCGACCTGCTGGGGGCGCGTTGA
- a CDS encoding KdsC family phosphatase, giving the protein MTQDLIQRGQAIKLAVFDVDGVLTDGRLYFLEDGSEFKTFNTLDGQGIKMLMASGVTTAIISGRKTPVVERRAKNLGIPHLYQGREDKLVVLDGLLAELGLSYEQVAYLGDDLPDLPVIRRVGLGMAVANAAPFVRQHAHGVTQARGGEGAAREFCELIMQAQGTLDAANAHYL; this is encoded by the coding sequence ATGACCCAGGATTTGATTCAACGTGGCCAGGCCATCAAGCTTGCCGTGTTCGACGTTGACGGCGTGCTCACCGACGGCCGCCTGTACTTCCTCGAAGACGGCAGCGAGTTCAAGACCTTCAACACCCTCGACGGCCAGGGCATCAAGATGCTCATGGCATCGGGCGTGACCACGGCAATCATCAGCGGGCGCAAAACCCCGGTGGTCGAGCGCCGTGCGAAAAACCTCGGCATCCCGCACCTGTACCAGGGCCGCGAGGACAAATTGGTGGTACTCGACGGCTTGCTCGCCGAACTCGGCCTAAGCTATGAACAAGTCGCCTACCTGGGCGACGACCTGCCTGACCTGCCGGTGATCCGCCGGGTCGGCCTGGGCATGGCGGTGGCCAACGCTGCCCCCTTCGTTCGCCAACATGCGCACGGGGTGACCCAGGCCCGCGGCGGTGAAGGCGCGGCGCGTGAATTTTGTGAACTGATCATGCAGGCCCAGGGCACCCTGGACGCTGCCAACGCACATTACCTTTAA
- the murA gene encoding UDP-N-acetylglucosamine 1-carboxyvinyltransferase, with amino-acid sequence MDKLIITGGARLDGEIRISGAKNAALPILAATLLADGPVTVANLPHLHDITTMIELFGRMGIEPVIDEKLAVEIDPRTIKTLVAPYELVKTMRASILVLGPMVARFGEAEVALPGGCAIGSRPVDLHIRGLEAMGAKIEVEAGYIKAKAPEGGLRGAHFFFDTVSVTGTENIMMAAALAKGRSVLQNAAREPEVVDLANFINAMGGNVQGAGTDTITIEGVERLHSATYRVMPDRIETGTYLVAAAVTGGRVKVKDTDPTILEAVLEKLKEAGADITTGEDWIELDMHGKRPKAVNLRTAPYPAFPTDMQAQFISLNAIAEGTGAVIETIFENRFMHVYEMHRMGAQIQVEGNTAIVTGVKTLKGAPVMATDLRASASLVLSALVAEGDTLIDRIYHIDRGYECIEEKLQMLGAKIRRVPG; translated from the coding sequence ATGGACAAACTGATTATTACTGGCGGCGCTCGCCTTGACGGCGAGATCCGCATTTCGGGCGCGAAGAACGCGGCATTGCCGATTCTGGCGGCGACCCTGCTGGCTGACGGCCCGGTCACCGTGGCCAACCTGCCGCACCTGCACGACATCACCACCATGATCGAGCTGTTCGGGCGCATGGGCATCGAGCCTGTGATCGACGAAAAGCTGGCCGTGGAAATCGACCCACGCACCATCAAGACGCTGGTCGCGCCGTACGAGCTGGTCAAGACCATGCGCGCCTCGATCCTGGTGCTGGGCCCGATGGTTGCGCGTTTCGGCGAGGCTGAAGTAGCCCTGCCTGGCGGTTGCGCCATCGGTTCGCGCCCTGTCGACCTGCACATCCGTGGCCTTGAAGCCATGGGTGCGAAGATCGAAGTCGAAGCCGGCTACATCAAGGCCAAGGCACCTGAGGGTGGCCTGCGCGGTGCGCACTTCTTCTTCGACACCGTCAGCGTGACCGGTACCGAGAACATCATGATGGCCGCTGCACTGGCCAAAGGCCGCAGCGTGCTGCAAAACGCTGCCCGTGAACCTGAAGTGGTCGACCTGGCCAACTTCATCAACGCCATGGGCGGCAATGTTCAGGGCGCTGGCACCGACACCATCACCATCGAAGGCGTCGAGCGCCTGCACTCGGCCACTTACCGCGTCATGCCCGACCGTATCGAAACCGGTACCTACCTGGTCGCCGCAGCCGTCACCGGCGGCCGCGTCAAGGTCAAGGACACCGACCCGACCATCCTTGAGGCCGTATTGGAAAAACTCAAGGAAGCGGGCGCCGACATCACCACCGGTGAAGACTGGATCGAGCTGGACATGCACGGCAAGCGGCCCAAGGCTGTCAACCTGCGTACCGCGCCGTACCCAGCGTTCCCGACCGACATGCAGGCGCAGTTCATCTCGCTCAACGCCATCGCCGAAGGCACTGGCGCGGTGATCGAGACGATCTTCGAAAACCGCTTCATGCACGTCTACGAAATGCACCGCATGGGCGCGCAGATCCAAGTCGAAGGCAACACCGCCATCGTCACCGGCGTCAAGACGCTGAAGGGCGCGCCAGTCATGGCCACCGACCTGCGTGCTTCCGCCAGCCTGGTACTGTCGGCGCTGGTGGCCGAAGGCGATACGCTGATCGATCGCATCTACCACATCGACCGTGGTTACGAGTGCATCGAGGAAAAACTGCAGATGCTGGGCGCCAAGATCCGCCGCGTACCGGGTTAA
- a CDS encoding STAS domain-containing protein, with translation MSEAGVSMAEPGVLRLTGVLDYRSGPALRKQGKALIDASREPHMVLDCSAVAKSSSVGLSLLLAFIRDAQAAGKAFEVRGMPDDMREIAGVYDLDEVLAT, from the coding sequence ATGAGTGAGGCTGGCGTAAGCATGGCCGAGCCGGGCGTACTGCGTTTGACCGGCGTGCTGGACTATCGCAGCGGCCCGGCCTTGCGCAAGCAAGGCAAGGCATTGATCGACGCCTCGCGCGAGCCGCACATGGTGCTGGATTGCTCGGCCGTGGCGAAATCGTCCAGCGTCGGCCTGTCGCTGCTGCTGGCGTTTATTCGCGATGCCCAGGCGGCCGGCAAGGCCTTCGAAGTACGCGGTATGCCCGACGACATGCGGGAAATTGCCGGGGTTTATGACCTCGATGAAGTGCTGGCTACTTGA
- the mlaE gene encoding lipid asymmetry maintenance ABC transporter permease subunit MlaE, with product MRRKSLLERVRLFGRSAIDVLAVLGRSCLFLFHALIGRGGIGGGFQLLTKQLYSVGVLSLAIIVVSGVFIGMVLALQGYSILTKYGSEQAVGQMVALTLLRELGPVVTALLFAGRAGSALTAEIGNMKSTEQLSSLEMIGVDPLKYIVAPRLWAGFISLPLLALIFSVVGIWGGSWVAVDWLGVYEGSFWANMQNSVSFTDDVLNGLIKSLVFAFVTTWIAVFQGYDCEPTSEGISRATTKTVVYASLAVLGLDFILTALMFGDF from the coding sequence ATGCGCAGAAAATCCTTACTCGAACGTGTTCGCCTGTTCGGTCGCTCGGCGATCGACGTGCTGGCCGTGCTCGGACGTTCCTGTCTGTTTCTGTTTCATGCGCTGATCGGGCGTGGCGGTATTGGCGGTGGCTTCCAGCTGCTGACCAAGCAGCTGTACTCGGTGGGCGTGCTGTCGCTGGCGATCATCGTTGTGTCTGGTGTGTTCATCGGCATGGTGCTGGCGCTGCAGGGCTACAGCATCCTGACCAAGTACGGCTCTGAACAGGCGGTCGGGCAGATGGTGGCCCTGACCCTGTTGCGTGAGCTTGGGCCGGTGGTGACCGCACTGTTGTTCGCCGGCCGCGCAGGGTCTGCGCTGACCGCCGAGATTGGCAACATGAAGTCCACCGAGCAGCTGTCGAGCCTGGAAATGATCGGCGTCGACCCGCTCAAGTACATCGTTGCGCCACGCCTGTGGGCCGGCTTCATCTCGCTGCCGCTGCTGGCGCTGATCTTCAGCGTGGTCGGCATCTGGGGTGGGTCGTGGGTCGCCGTGGATTGGCTGGGCGTCTACGAGGGCTCGTTCTGGGCCAACATGCAGAACAGTGTTTCCTTCACCGACGACGTGCTGAACGGCTTGATCAAGAGCCTGGTGTTCGCCTTCGTCACCACCTGGATCGCCGTATTCCAGGGGTACGACTGTGAGCCCACCTCAGAAGGGATCAGCCGTGCCACCACCAAGACCGTGGTCTATGCCTCGTTGGCTGTCCTGGGTCTGGACTTTATTCTGACCGCCTTGATGTTTGGAGATTTCTGA